The Megalobrama amblycephala isolate DHTTF-2021 linkage group LG18, ASM1881202v1, whole genome shotgun sequence genome segment AACATGCCTACATCtcctttgattaaaaataatggttAGTGCAGTGGCTGTGATATACTTAAACTAACATCTGTTGCCATAATTTTTGGAATGACTTATCgtgagaggaaaaaaatatgttgtagTCGCAAAACATCAGTTAATGGAAACGCCATCATTTCACAAAGGTTTATCAACGCATAGAAAATATCGTAAAAGTTGTGaaaatctgtaatggaaacccAGCTTGtgttttttatgaaaacaatGAACAATGCATGCCTGTTGTGAGTAACTGAAGGTGGCGACACCCTCTTGAGGCGACCCGGCACGAGAACTTCCATCTTGAATGGTCTGCAAGACACGTTAAAACTCAATCCTATTAGCATAGAATATTGATTTAAATCTCTAATTTTAAGAATTATAATAGGccgcatttttaattatatttttgcacAGAAACAATCTAATGTCTAAGTCCTATATTCAATATTCTCAGATGAGTTGTCGGAGCACATCTACTCCGTGTTCTCCTACTGGAACTCAGCCACAGTATTAGCATTTTGGTGGACATCTTTGACAAATTAAGTCGTCAGTACCAGATTGGTGGTAgactctgctgctgctgcatacaCCGATGGACTCTGATATCCTGCCTCTGCAATACAGAAATATGATGTTTTAATATCAACGCACACAGGATAAATGACAAGAGCATAATGCTGAAATTACTAACATTGGATCTGTTAATGAACTAACCTGCTGCAGAGTAGATGTACTCTTCAGAATATTCACCTAGTCAAGACAACAGTTAAAATTAACCACCAATTCATCATAACCCATATGGGCTGTGTTAAAGCCTAGTCAGCTGCCAACCAACAGCATTTTTTGGGCACAATTCCAAAGCAAAGGCTGTTTCAAACTATAGCCagtaaaacaactttttttgtgcACTTCCACACAGCAGAAAGCTTCAGTAATAAAGAAACttctacggtggcccagtagtgcacaacacaacaaaattaaaaaagcaaacataagttcacaacacaacgaaatcgactGTGAATGATCTGATGCGCTACCACGGCGAATGATGAAGGGAATGTCtgacaattccaccaagtggttaaaacgtataatttgtttttgtttttaaatgttaaaagtaattttaatgaatacaaattatacgttttaaccacttggtggaattgtcaGATGTTCCCTTCGTCCGTGGTAGCGcatcaaatcattcacaggtataaatatgaagctattgtgcactcaagtgattttgaattaatatttcatgtcaatataCGTTTACATGCTTAAAACTAAGCTCCGAGAGCCCCCttgtggtcgggagcatttccgttgtgttgtggctcgatttcgttgtgttgtgaacttatgtttgcttttttaatttcgttgtgttgtgcactactgggccaccgtaaaCTTCTGCTGAATTATTGTTGGTTTAAATGTACAAATCATTACCAACATGTACCAAATGTATATGACAAGATCAACTGCAGGCATGAGATTAGATTTAGAGGAACTCATCTAATATGAGTATATCCCATCTTATGAGAGTTACCAGAACAGTGTGCATTTTTTATTCATGGACTTTAACTGAGGTGGAAAATAGAGAATTGAATCTCATACCATGTTGTACACTAAAATGGAAGATGACACTCTGGGTAAATTAACTTCCTCCTGTATTCTTGTCAATGGACCTTACAATTATTAGAGCCAGATTTGACAACGTGTCCCGCGCTGATTCTGCACCGCATAGATACTGCAATACATACTGCAAGTGGAGTATGTGTGAACCTGGCATTATGCTGCCCCTCGAAAAATGGGAGGTCATAGTTCCatccaataaaaaaataaaaataaataaataaagttattattgcaaaaatattgattattaGGAGTGTCACAATATAGCAAAAGAGACGATGATGTTGGAGACAGACTAAAACGAGACTAACCGAACCTGAAAATGTTCGGATCTCACTCTGCCTCCCTACGctcttattttaaatgtacccTATGCTCCTAAGGGAACATGGTGATggggtaaaaaaaataagatgCTAGGAAAAACTGACCATGTGGGTAGTGTTCAGTGAGTCAGCTCATTTGGTTTTGACAGATCCATGGGACATTCAGGACTAAACCACATGCATATGCAGTGACTCTACACCGGCAAAGCTTTGGCTGTACCTTGGTCACCAGCAGTACTCCTCTCATCAGGGTCCTCCTCTGATGATGTCATGGGCTGTTTGCCTGAGGGAGGGATTGGACTGGGAACTCTTGGCACCCAGTAAGCAGTGGCCCCTGGAACCATGGGGCTGGAGACGGCTTGACCCTTCAGATACACACAGAGAGAAGGACGGAATAGTGATTTTAGCAtcaaggcccgttcacaccaacggcaataactttaaaaagctcaagcatttaaagccATATTGTGCCCTAATAATAACTGTTATTGTGCACTGTTGTAGTTATCGTTATATGTGTGAACAGTCATAAAACTACCAACTGTTACTGAAGCAGAACTAGGTGTCTCACTTGTATTGGTGAGAAGGCACTCTCATCAGTCTCCTCAATCTCATAGAAGGTGATACTTCCCTCCATGTCTTGGGTTTCTTCTCCTGGCTCAGGAACACAACTCAAACACTCTTTATTCAGAGAGTGCATCTGCCGTCGACGACTCCTATACATACACAAATTTAACTCACTTTGCTAGCAGTTTAATAAAGAGGTTttcagagcaaaaaaaaaaaaaaaaaaagaaaagaaaaaaaaaacaaaactgaaatctCTTTACAATATTGAAAATTATGCTACTGACACAGATGGACAAAGTATCCAAAAACTCTACTTGAATAAAAGTACTTGTAGAAACATTTacttgaataataataaaaaaaaaagtatatttgcttaggagtaaaaaaaataaagtatttgtTGTAAATGTATTATCTGTATGACATGACCTGTGGAATTGCTCAGACAGCATACATACAGTAGATGTTCAAATAATAAAGATCTCATCGCTGGCAAACAATAggatgcatttgcagatttgctttCAATTGACAGTAGGTCCACGGCCACTTCATCGAACGCTCTTGATGTTCTTAAATTTCCTCTTACATCTCAGAGTGAGAAACCACTTTATGACGATTCAGTGCGTACAGGGAACTGAACAAATAATTCAAACTAGTGGTAATTCAAATAATAACAATttgaaatcatttaaataattggTACTACTTcagtaccaagtcggtactgaaatgtaaaaaaaaaaaaaaaaaaaaaaaagtgacaataccaacatttgaaagcaggcgtctataaacagatccctaatatatgagctgatagatgcctgctttcaaacgctcctgtgtgtatctgtgtaagcgcttggtgaagagcgtcaaagaggtctatttacaacatgttttgaagcgttgatcattgtagccaatcacagacatacagtatctgttgagcatgtgaatacaacagccaatcagaggcatttaagaatccgctcaacagagctcaaaatgctagggggaaaatGCGTATCAGTTTGaattagggttgtcaaaagtaccgacttcggtaccaagtcagatatgtctgtgattgactacaatgatcaacacttcaaaaacatgccGTAAATAGGACATTGGTACTAGCAGGGGCGTAGTTTGCGGGGGGAATGgggggggaggtaaccccccaatattcaaatccatcagttacaacccccccaatatttcttcatgaaaatcacagtagatctatactaaaataagtataattaatttattttggaacaataattttgtttctaatcaaatatgagtttgtcataataaattagtaaaaaaaataccCCCTCCATTCATGAACCGATTGGTAACGCCCAACCAATGCGTtcgcactttcaccaaaacAGCACGAGTGGAGCTCTACTGTTTGAATGAGCAAAGAGGGACGTTAAAAAGAATAACGCATGTACTGAGAAGGAGGTATGAAAACACTGTAATAGCTAAGTACACTCCTCATATATTTTAGCTAGCTAATCCATTGCAATTTAGCCATAACTATCAGTGTAACTGTAACCAGTTACCAAAACAGCCATCTGTTTTGTTAGTTCATTTTTCAATAGTGTCTTATCAATGACAAAATTATTCACatcggtgtttgttttcttcctaaACTAATCTGACTTTTGAACGAATTGGCTGAATAAACGGTTTAAGTAGCTCTCCCATTAAAATGTCTAATCGCTACCGCCTACTGGCAGTttcaatatttaacaatttctttctttttagaatcgctccgttatgttagaatttgatgaatgattatacataaatttcataaagttgatagatagatagagagatagagagatgaaatctaaattatccaataacgctacacataaaacagattttgtttttaattaaaaaaaataataacaggcAGCATAGCAACGCTTACCCCCCCCAattttgaaaccaaatctacgcccttggGTACtaggtatcgtcacatttttaatgtgGCATCGaagtctgtacttttgacaaccccaATTCAAACTGATTCACGAACCAATTTAGACAGTTTTGCTAACTAGTTTGATGaagtctttgaacagaatcgactcaaaagagtgattaATTTGTGAATGGGGCATAGTTCATGCCCCAGGAAGaaaagagagggaaaaaaaaaaaaaaaaaaaaaaaaaaaaaaaaaaagcgcacTTGGAATAAACTACGCATTTCTTAACATGTATATTGCACTAAAATAATGTACGAGCAAAATGTCGCCCAgtgtaacaacatttttcttcaTTAGAAATGTACTTGAGTTAAAGTACCCACATTTAAATCTGCTcttaaaagtaaaatttttacaaaaatttactcaagtaaatgtactttgtTACTACCTACCTCTGGCTATTGAGTCAAATGTAgacaattttacaaaaaatgaaaatgacaaatacaGTCTGTTCAATAAAGTGTACTGACAAGTACTAAAAGTAAAAATGTACTATGTttgcatttaaaatttaatCTCTATTCAATTTAATTCTCTAAATTTAATCGGGACAATGAACCAAAAATATTAATGACTCATCATGCACATATTGGCATATACAAATATGTCCAATAAAACACTCAATTATTTGCCCGTCTCCAAAACCTGAAAAACGCTGCCTCCACAGGCAGAATACGGAGGTAAGAAGATTGTGTCATATCCTGTCCACTGAGATACCTTCATTTCGAAtcattttttgatgttttttggcattttttGATGTATCCTTAACTGCCTATGATAGTGCACTATCCTGTGTGTGCAGGTCCGTGACAGTTGAGCTGAAGAAAAAATATACTGTCTGAAAGTTGCATCTGGCAGttagtttgtgtataaatgcatgtttttgcCCAATTTTTCCAACTTTTGACTTAATTTCTAAATTCTTAAAGAATTTAGCATTgttgtaattaaatatttgcttggTTATCACTAATGCCCTTTCCGTTTTGTTGTTTGTTCCGTTATGCTGCCTGAGAAGCCGTACAAAATCAGGTTTAAGGGGTACCTTTGAATGCAAATGCTGCCTAAGAAATCATTGGTTTATTGGGCAGTGAGGCAACAGCTGCCTAAGCTTTTAGACCCAGCATGATTTCGACACAGGtttccaatcctgctcctgtagggccactttcctgcagagctaaactctgctgaaTATTGGCTCTCCAAAAGCAGGATTGAACACCATTGGACTACGCAAACGCTCACACTTCATTGCTTTTCCCAGaaataaattgatttaaaaaggaAGAAGCTGGgagtaaataattttaaaaatgtcttcattgCTGTTTTCTATGCAACAAGCTGTCAAATGTGGTTTTGGCAGGTTGTGAGGTAAACTAAAAGGTActatttacaaaaaacaaacaaaagttgCATCTCAATGTCCTGTTTCAACAGGAAATGCATGTAAACACTATCCTAATTTTCATAACCCAATTTTTAAGGAAACTGAAGAAAagcaagaaaagaaaatatcaaTACATTCAGTTACACAATAgattacaatgaaaaaaaatatagcttGTGTCATCCATTTCTAATTTACATGTTAAAGTGAATGCTTTCCTACCGTGACCTGAAAGAGTAGTTATCAAAACTCTGGTAGCAGCGCTTGCTAGGACTGGGATAATAGGCCATATCTGGTCCAATAAGATGGTGTCTGTTGAGGAATCGGGTCGAACTTCTGACAAAAACAGATGTGTGGCAAAAGAACCACAAATAACAGATTCACACAATGAGTAAGGACAGGACTTATGATACGTACTGTATTGTTAGAACAGGGGTGCCCAATCTTGTTActggagatctaccttcctGCAAAGTTCAGTTCCAAACaactgaaccagctaattaagATCTTAAGGAgaacttgataattacagacaggtgagATGGATCTGAACTTTGCAGGTAAAtggatctccaggaacaggattgggcacccctggGTTAGAAGACAACAACAAATAAGGGACCATAAAGAATGTGTCTAACCTGGGTGGTCCGTACCCACGCGGTGGTCTAGGCGGAGGGTGAGGTCGGTAGTGTTCATAGGCCAGGCCTGCAGGAGGTGGAGCGGGACCGTGCACGCCTGGAGAACGGACAGGATAATTGTTTCCTGGCCCAGGCTGCAGACGGGGAGGTAAGCCAGGCTGAGGACGACTGAAAGACACTGCCATCAACATCTCCTTACCACGAGGCTTCTTGAAGAACCGTCGCCGTCCGCGCAGCTCTGGGTCTTTAAAGAGAAAAACTTTCATGACCCAGAAATATACATTCCGATCTGTTGTCACTACaccaaaacattataaaattgaACAAAACCTCATAATTCTCAATCATCACCAGATAACGAATAATTGGCAAAATATTCAACTACTATAAGTACATCCAACCTGACCTGGATATATTAAAGGAACATgccattttttttgaaaataggctcattttccaactcccctagagttaaacagttgagttttaccattttcaaatccattcagctgatctctgggtctggcggtaccacttttagcatagcttagcataatTCATTGtatctgatgagaccaatagcatctcgctcaaaaaagtgaccaaagagtttcagtatttttcatttttaaacgagatgctaacggtcgaattagattcaatgaactatgctaagctatgctaaaagtggtaccgccagatccggagattggctgaatggattcaaaaacagtaaaactcaactgtttaactctaggggagttggaaaatgagcctattttccaaaaaagtggagtgttcctttaatttggATATATTAAATTCATCAATATTATTCACATACATAGTACACTCAGAGTGATATACTATATAGAAAATCACAACTGCTTGATTATCTTgtattgttacaaaaaataaactatCGCACAGCTGTAATCTgagattatatattatgttataacataacataatgttatattatattacattacattatattacattatacattatCTTTTGAGACATTAAGAGACActgcctggccaaaaaaaagtcgctgtttggatttaaataggcaaatgcttaagagtctatgatgGGATCATTATTGCtatgattattatgtttctagcatgttatatgtttggcaacaatTCTTCTAACCCTAATTTATGGAGTATATAGTTGTTCATTTCTTAACCATGTAGAAAGACagatcatggccatattccaggatgacaatgttgtgatgtcatttccatcaagaggtgcatcattttttgTATCTTgcattgacaatgcaagagccGAGCACtttgtaaagtctcctccagcacatcccaaagactttcaatgaatttaaggtctggactcagaggtccaattcatgtgtgaaaattattcttcatgctctctgaaccattctttcacaatttgagcctgatgaatcattgtcatcctggaatatggccatgatacgtCTTCCTACATGACTGTTTCAGAAATGAAAAgctccatcaattagggttagaagaactgttgccaaacatgtAACaggcttcttcccgggttagtgacatcactaatcctaaaatttacataaacccgcccccgagaacacgcaacaaagggggtgaggccatgttgggctgctttagagaagaggaagagttgttgaagagtgttgttaccatgccgtcaatttacgccagactgcttcaattcagcgctggatttgcacaaaagattaacatgacggcacatgctagtcgatgagatGAATcgaactccacagcaactacataaatttatccactaaccattcaaaaagttgtaacttcttcctgaatctctccatcagtgaccgactccggtttgaacaatgtaaggctgaacaccgttactgacaatcctaaTTTTGGCTGCgagagattctccagctttgttgctgttaagcgcaagctgttaaagctccgccctcttttggaaagcgggccgggagcagcagctcatttgcatttaaagggacacacacaaaaacagcgtatttttgctcaaacccaaacgggcaaatttgacaagctattataaatgatctgtggggtattttgagctcaaacttcacagacacattctgtggtcaccagagacttacattacatcttgtgaaaggggcattataggtcccctttaaataagCTGTGATCATTTATTATTGAGTATAAtaatatctatatctataataatatataacatcATAGTTCCCCTTTgagcatttgcctatttaaattcaaacatttttttatccAGGCAAAGTATAATAAACTAACACAATTTTCAGtaaaagctgctttaaaacaatgtgTATAGTGAAGTGctatatacagtaaaataataataataaaaaaaagttacttagctTGTTCTGTTCATGTGCCTTACTGATAACTCAATAATAGACCAATAAATACACAGTATATGCCAGGCCAATACTTGGCCATTTTGTctgatatataatgtataaataaaatatgttatttaaaaaaaagtgtataattattatatgcAGATCATTGCATATTCacataaatgtttaagtttTTGTAAAGTTCTGTAAATGGACACTTATTTACATGCACATTTAATGTTCAAATGCTCGAATAAGAAATCATTAActaaaatggtaaaactcaaagACTGTACATCTCAACACAAATGAAGTTGGAAAGAGGCAGACCTAGCTCTCCAGTGTACTGCTCTGGATggttgtaggagtttccctttctgCTTGGTGTGATGTTCCAGGCTGGCACAGGGTTCACTGGCTTCAGATTACTCAAGGAAACCAGGTGCCTAGAGGAGTTAAAGATGATGTTTAGAGATTCTCAAGGACATTTGCCTGTGAAAGCACAGATGGACACAGCTTACTTTTCTGCAAGCTCCTCAATGAACACGGTCACTGCAGTAGTGTGACTCCCTACTTCTTGAATGAAAGCATTGTAGTACTTTCCTTTTGGATCCAAGCGGACCTGGgaggaaaacaaaaaaaacaagtatgATGGGGGTTGGGGGGAAATTAATTATTGGAAAATTAGTATCGAAAACTAAAATCCGTAACAGGGTTTGTTATCAAATGAGGAATGATTAAAGAAGAATGGAACTCCAATTTGCAATAATGTTAACCTTCTGAATCAGGTTTCAGTGTTTTGTCCCACCTGACACTTATCTCCTAAAAAGTATTGTCTGCCAGCAAACACCATGTAATCAGTCTTCTGAAGCTCTATAACACAGGATTATCACAAAgcacatcaaaataaaattatgcacattaaaaaagaaaaaaagaaaaaaaaaaagaaaaagatgatATTTCTGAACATACTGCATGTAAGAGATGGCATCAATTGGTTTCGTAAAACCAACTGTTCTGTTCATAAGTTATGCGTTTAATTTGCATGTGGTCATATTCTCAAGGATATTTGGGATGAATCATAAAACATGAATATCCAggtcatatttaataaatatagttattattaattatacattttcatgAAGGCCATTAAGCACAATCTATCTCCCaccaagaagaaaaagaaaaagtaatatGTTTTACATTCAGTAAAACATATTACTATGATGTTTAAATGActtaatttacttatttattttacagcagcACTTTCTAGTGAATTATGGTTAAACACGTGAATCAGTACTAATTTAGTGTAAGAATCATTTATGCTCTTAAAATTTACCCCAAGTAAAGTAAACTGACCTTTGCGGCTGTCTTGCCACACATCAAACTCTACGTTGCGGTACAGCTCTGGCTCTAAGGCCTTTAGTACCTTGTATGGCAGAACAAGTTTCCCTGACCCCTCAGTGGCCTGGAACAGAGAGTTTATGTCAAATACTATGAAGGTTTAACATCTTAATCTTTTAAAGTATGGTCTTAGGCACCTTTTGGTCCTCAGCTCCAGCTCTAGGTTTGTCTTCTGAGCGGCAGTGACCACTCGTCTCCCATTCTTCTCTGAAACAACAAAGTCAAAGACATGCAAAGTATATAAAGTACATAAACTGGCTTTTTGCCACTAGAAAAATCCACTTTGAATAGTTTTTCCAACTGCACAAGTAGAGTCAACTGAacattttcatgttgtttaaaaccatatgactttcttgtgtgaaacacaaaaggaatgttaaaaaaaggtttaaactGCACTTTCCTATAAAATGAAAGTATATATATTGACCAGCAGTGTTGGAGAAGCTACTTGCTACCACCTGTAACTTCAGCTACTCTACTGTCAAACTACTGAAAGGGAGTGTACTTTTTCAAAAGGTTTGGGGTTGGTGATATAcaaagcctgcatttatttgattaataatacagtgaaaacagaaATACTGAGagatattacaatttaaaataagttttctattttaatttttaaaatgtaatttatttccgtgatgacaaagctgaattttcagcatttttcaggattctttgctGAATACAAAATTCAGTAAACAGCGTTTActtgaaatacatttttgtaagaaGGTAAACATGTCATTACTGCCATTAATATGCATTAGATTGAGCAAAAGTATTTatttcctttaaaaaatatatataatcacaCAACTACTTCTGTAGGTGTTTTTTTGAGCTTGTCATCCCCAGTCCCCATTCACTTTAATTGTATAGTAAAGAGCAGCTCAGGCATTCTActaaatatctcctttttgtGTTTCACATGGGTCTGAACATCATGTGGATAAATGATCAATTTGATCCAATTTTTGGGTGCACCATTTCTTTACAATCTATACACAAGGTGTGTGTGCCACCAACATTTTTCCATGATGAAACAACACTTTGTATTTGAGAGGTATCAGGAAGAAAAATATAGGCCGTTTTcaaaatcccccccccccccccttaccttcattcactattccctacattagtccacTTAAAGGAttgaatgaaaacgagtgagtgaatttGGACCAAAGAGCTGCAGCTTTTGCATAGCTTGTGCTTGCCgtttaaaaatcatttgaaactggCAGCTAcagtagtaatgaaaagatttaGTCATGGAAATTATGCATAAGCCCTAATTaatgtaataatgaattaaaaaggaatttatgCCTGTTAAGGTATTACACTGTACCCCTATATGACCAGCGGTTTggaaatggatggatgggtgatTTAGCTGTGGGCGCCATCTTCTGGCGAGACGCAGAAATTCTTTCAGAGTGGCCCtagcagtgcattatgggtgttcgCTAGCTGTTGAGTGTACAACGGTTGTCATTgcggtgcattatgggattgaacgagtgcactcgataacgtccactatggttttggacactacaaatggctgttccctcaaatagtgccctatttacgGGGCAATTTCAAACACAGCCAGAGAGAAAGATAGACAGAGACAGCCTTAAAGTGTGCTACGAAAGTGTCAGAAAACAAGAGAAGACCTCTGAGGGCGATCTTCTGGAGTATCATAGCCAGCATCCTCACTGCACATAGACTGGCTGTTTCTGTATCGTCGCCCCCCTCCTTTGAATCCCTCCAGCGCCATCTGCAGCTCTTCTTCCTCAACTCCCAGAACACGAGAGTATAACATTTCATACAACAAggctgaaaaaataaaaatgccagATACAATTCCACTTTTGTGGTAAAATTACAATCCAATCCAACTATCCAGAGCAAAATGTTCACCATTATGGTTCATGATGTATTACACAAGGGATCTTGTCTTGATGAACTGCTAACTCACCCTGACATACTGCAGCATCCATTGGATAGTTCTTGGGGTAAACAATGTCATAATGGCCATTGTTTGAGCAGCACAGCAAAATCTGTGGGGCGGAATTCAAGATGATAAATGTGCTGGGAACCATAATGAATGCTAAAGAAATTACACAGTACTTTGTCAACAAAGCAATGCTTaagcaaagaaaaaaca includes the following:
- the alg13 gene encoding putative bifunctional UDP-N-acetylglucosamine transferase and deubiquitinase ALG13 isoform X5, with the translated sequence MQKPLKKYFVNMDEYLASIGLYRKMMARDASCLFRAVSEQLYYTQNYHHRIRKRCVNFMRANRCNFEPFVQGSFEKYLERLEDPTETTGQVEIKALSLVYRRCFVIYRYPGKPPTEIAEEDNLPKILLCCSNNGHYDIVYPKNYPMDAAVCQALLYEMLYSRVLGVEEEELQMALEGFKGGGRRYRNSQSMCSEDAGYDTPEDRPQREEWETSGHCRSEDKPRAGAEDQKATEGSGKLVLPYKVLKALEPELYRNVEFDVWQDSRKELQKTDYMVFAGRQYFLGDKCQVRLDPKGKYYNAFIQEVGSHTTAVTVFIEELAEKHLVSLSNLKPVNPVPAWNITPSRKGNSYNHPEQYTGELDPELRGRRRFFKKPRGVHGPAPPPAGLAYEHYRPHPPPRPPRGYGPPSSTRFLNRHHLIGPDMAYYPSPSKRCYQSFDNYSFRSRSRRRQMHSLNKECLSCVPEPGEETQDMEGSITFYEIEETDESAFSPIQGQAVSSPMVPGATAYWVPRVPSPIPPSGKQPMTSSEEDPDERSTAGDQGEYSEEYIYSAAEAGYQSPSVYAAAAESTTNLTIQDGSSRAGSPQEGVATFSYSQQVVVKSSVLSSSQQINSAPAAIFTSNSSSSSTGSSQTPPNTLQPNSILTPGQPPPQNVLGRPAVPWFVNELGEAVAMAPPPPYSYDPNGSDLPRDCKVLQYYYNLGVQWYQQSYWHSMVHMQQVYQQPAADAQYQPYPSAVPAADHTVPQAYPDPVRTCPHPQGDVPSNGTTLAMETPPTVVPGTVFYPLVQEQCGQPPLHPGYEPYVPVLSTTYHYLTPWTPGAGPHPRIHHATYCPSSPHSPVNYITTQTHPTHLSHSQFV
- the alg13 gene encoding putative bifunctional UDP-N-acetylglucosamine transferase and deubiquitinase ALG13 isoform X1 — encoded protein: MQKPLKKYFVNMDEYLASIGLYRKMMARDASCLFRAVSEQLYYTQNYHHRIRKRCVNFMRANRCNFEPFVQGSFEKYLERLEDPTETTGQVEIKALSLVYRRCFVIYRYPGKPPTEIAEEDNLPKILLCCSNNGHYDIVYPKNYPMDAAVCQALLYEMLYSRVLGVEEEELQMALEGFKGGGRRYRNSQSMCSEDAGYDTPEDRPQREEWETSGHCRSEDKPRAGAEDQKATEGSGKLVLPYKVLKALEPELYRNVEFDVWQDSRKELQKTDYMVFAGRQYFLGDKCQVRLDPKGKYYNAFIQEVGSHTTAVTVFIEELAEKHLVSLSNLKPVNPVPAWNITPSRKGNSYNHPEQYTGELDPELRGRRRFFKKPRGKEMLMAVSFSRPQPGLPPRLQPGPGNNYPVRSPGVHGPAPPPAGLAYEHYRPHPPPRPPRGYGPPRSSTRFLNRHHLIGPDMAYYPSPSKRCYQSFDNYSFRSRSRRRQMHSLNKECLSCVPEPGEETQDMEGSITFYEIEETDESAFSPIQGQAVSSPMVPGATAYWVPRVPSPIPPSGKQPMTSSEEDPDERSTAGDQGEYSEEYIYSAAEAGYQSPSVYAAAAESTTNLTIQDGSSRAGSPQEGVATFSYSQQVVVKSSVLSSSQQINSAPAAIFTSNSSSSSTGSSQTPPNTLQPNSILTPGQPPPQNVLGRPAVPWFVNELGEAVAMAPPPPYSYDPNGSDLPRDCKVLQYYYNLGVQWYQQSYWHSMVHMQQVYQQPAADAQYQPYPSAVPAADHTVPQAYPDPVRTCPHPQGDVPSNGTTLAMETPPTVVPGTVFYPLVQEQCGQPPLHPGYEPYVPVLSTTYHYLTPWTPGAGPHPRIHHATYCPSSPHSPVNYITTQTHPTHLSHSQFV
- the alg13 gene encoding putative bifunctional UDP-N-acetylglucosamine transferase and deubiquitinase ALG13 isoform X2, with amino-acid sequence MQKPLKKYFVNMDEYLASIGLYRKMMARDASCLFRAVSEQLYYTQNYHHRIRKRCVNFMRANRCNFEPFVQGSFEKYLERLEDPTETTGQVEIKALSLVYRRCFVIYRYPGKPPTEIAEEDNLPKILLCCSNNGHYDIVYPKNYPMDAAVCQALLYEMLYSRVLGVEEEELQMALEGFKGGGRRYRNSQSMCSEDAGYDTPEDRPQREEWETSGHCRSEDKPRAGAEDQKATEGSGKLVLPYKVLKALEPELYRNVEFDVWQDSRKELQKTDYMVFAGRQYFLGDKCQVRLDPKGKYYNAFIQEVGSHTTAVTVFIEELAEKHLVSLSNLKPVNPVPAWNITPSRKGNSYNHPEQYTGELDPELRGRRRFFKKPRGKEMLMAVSFSRPQPGLPPRLQPGPGNNYPVRSPGVHGPAPPPAGLAYEHYRPHPPPRPPRGYGPPSSTRFLNRHHLIGPDMAYYPSPSKRCYQSFDNYSFRSRSRRRQMHSLNKECLSCVPEPGEETQDMEGSITFYEIEETDESAFSPIQGQAVSSPMVPGATAYWVPRVPSPIPPSGKQPMTSSEEDPDERSTAGDQGEYSEEYIYSAAEAGYQSPSVYAAAAESTTNLTIQDGSSRAGSPQEGVATFSYSQQVVVKSSVLSSSQQINSAPAAIFTSNSSSSSTGSSQTPPNTLQPNSILTPGQPPPQNVLGRPAVPWFVNELGEAVAMAPPPPYSYDPNGSDLPRDCKVLQYYYNLGVQWYQQSYWHSMVHMQQVYQQPAADAQYQPYPSAVPAADHTVPQAYPDPVRTCPHPQGDVPSNGTTLAMETPPTVVPGTVFYPLVQEQCGQPPLHPGYEPYVPVLSTTYHYLTPWTPGAGPHPRIHHATYCPSSPHSPVNYITTQTHPTHLSHSQFV